A genomic stretch from Bacillus marinisedimentorum includes:
- a CDS encoding S41 family peptidase produces the protein MDKINGQRKSKLLNNLLDTLQSKYVFPEAAEKMTEHINKNISSGAYDEMESLADLCRLLTEQLQEVSKDKHLIVEYSQQVLPEEEKDKKIDMWEPDKQTTEEYNFGFVKVERFPGNIGYLDLRLFYPPYMAAETCHAAMAFLAKTNALILDLRQNGGGESDMVALLLSYFFPPKPVLLNTFYFREGDRMQQSWTLPYLPGARYLDKALYVLTSNSTFSGAEECAYDLQQLKRATLVGETTYGGAHTVDSYRLEDHVQVFIPNGRVINPVTGTDWEGVGVKPDIEVPADEAFDYAYKSALQKLKADVEQGTLKLAMRTLDEVKEELSERV, from the coding sequence ATGGACAAAATCAACGGACAAAGAAAATCAAAACTTTTGAATAATCTATTGGATACTTTACAGAGCAAGTACGTCTTTCCGGAAGCAGCAGAGAAGATGACAGAGCATATCAACAAGAACATATCTTCAGGAGCTTATGATGAGATGGAGAGCCTGGCTGATCTTTGCCGATTGTTAACGGAGCAGCTGCAGGAGGTCAGCAAGGATAAACATTTGATTGTAGAGTACAGTCAACAGGTTCTTCCTGAAGAAGAAAAAGACAAGAAGATTGATATGTGGGAACCGGATAAACAGACGACTGAAGAATATAATTTTGGATTTGTAAAGGTGGAGCGTTTCCCTGGTAACATCGGATACCTGGACTTGAGGCTATTTTATCCGCCATATATGGCGGCAGAGACTTGCCATGCGGCTATGGCGTTTTTGGCGAAGACCAATGCACTTATTTTGGATTTGCGTCAAAACGGCGGGGGAGAATCGGACATGGTGGCGCTGCTCCTCAGCTATTTTTTCCCACCAAAGCCTGTACTTCTGAACACTTTTTATTTCAGAGAGGGAGATCGTATGCAGCAGAGCTGGACGCTGCCGTATCTGCCGGGGGCCCGGTATCTTGATAAGGCTTTATATGTTTTAACCAGCAATAGTACTTTTTCCGGTGCGGAAGAATGTGCTTACGATTTGCAGCAGCTGAAGCGTGCAACGTTAGTTGGTGAAACAACCTATGGCGGGGCTCATACTGTCGACAGTTATCGACTGGAAGATCATGTACAGGTATTTATCCCAAATGGAAGGGTGATCAATCCGGTAACAGGGACGGACTGGGAAGGTGTCGGTGTGAAGCCGGATATCGAAGTGCCTGCTGATGAAGCTTTTGATTATGCCTATAAATCGGCTCTTCAGAAATTGAAGGCAGATGTCGAACAGGGAACGTTAAAGCTGGCAATGCGCACTTTAGACGAAGTGAAGGAAGAACTCAGCGAAAGAGTTTAG
- a CDS encoding GNAT family N-acetyltransferase, which produces MREIQFDHYFWQNDFVRLRAIEQDDWEGHYYNRFDSPARRLLNYEVELPPTVAEAQRFAETFIDFKPGTRRIMFTVENLQGENVGGINLNSIDERNGTFSIGLQIDRDHRGKGYGTAAMAIVLHYAFLERRLNKYYGQVLEGNIASARMLEKLGCVQEGVRRQMVYGNGRYHDEWLFGLTSEEFVK; this is translated from the coding sequence GTGAGAGAAATACAGTTTGATCATTATTTCTGGCAAAATGATTTTGTCCGTTTGCGAGCGATTGAACAGGATGATTGGGAAGGTCACTATTACAATCGGTTTGATTCACCCGCAAGACGCTTGTTGAATTATGAAGTGGAATTACCTCCGACCGTGGCGGAAGCACAGCGATTTGCTGAAACGTTCATCGATTTCAAACCGGGTACTCGACGCATTATGTTCACCGTAGAAAATTTGCAAGGTGAAAATGTGGGAGGCATCAATCTGAATAGTATTGATGAAAGAAACGGGACGTTCAGTATCGGGCTGCAAATTGACCGCGATCATAGAGGAAAAGGCTATGGGACCGCTGCGATGGCTATTGTATTGCATTATGCCTTCCTGGAACGGAGGCTGAATAAGTATTACGGCCAGGTGCTGGAGGGGAATATCGCGTCAGCGCGGATGCTGGAAAAGCTCGGTTGTGTCCAGGAAGGGGTAAGGAGGCAAATGGTTTACGGTAATGGGCGTTATCATGATGAATGGCTGTTTGGGTTGACGAGCGAGGAATTTGTGAAATGA
- a CDS encoding TIGR02206 family membrane protein produces MSRYFQQDGTKPFELFSTTHLLTLTALILILFFIFLFRKPLRQKRLNLMLRLVIFLALFISEISLHTWLGWVGIWDIRYSLPLHLSSLSLILSSILILTKSYFLFEFTYFAGVGSALQAMITPDLSQYTFPHFRYIHFFVSHGAIVAANVWMIFVEKFKPTARSLWRAFLILNIYTFLIFILNFLLNGNYMFISKKPVNPSIIDYLGPWPFYIIPLEMITLLTFWLLYLPFMIANRKKGSGSN; encoded by the coding sequence ATGAGCAGGTATTTTCAACAAGATGGGACAAAGCCTTTCGAACTGTTTTCCACAACCCATCTGTTAACGTTAACGGCATTGATCCTCATACTATTTTTCATTTTTTTATTTCGTAAGCCATTAAGGCAGAAAAGGCTGAATCTAATGCTGCGCCTGGTTATTTTTCTTGCGCTATTCATTTCCGAAATCAGCCTGCATACCTGGTTAGGCTGGGTTGGCATTTGGGATATCAGGTATTCCTTGCCTCTTCACCTTAGCAGTCTATCTTTGATCCTTTCATCCATTTTAATCTTAACAAAAAGCTATTTCTTATTTGAATTCACCTACTTTGCAGGTGTAGGAAGTGCATTGCAGGCGATGATCACCCCGGATCTGAGCCAGTATACGTTTCCGCACTTCCGCTATATTCACTTTTTTGTTTCTCATGGTGCAATTGTGGCTGCAAACGTCTGGATGATTTTTGTAGAAAAATTCAAACCGACCGCCCGTTCCTTATGGAGAGCATTTCTAATCCTAAACATCTATACATTTCTTATTTTCATCCTGAATTTTTTATTAAACGGCAATTACATGTTCATTTCCAAAAAGCCGGTTAATCCATCAATTATTGATTATCTTGGCCCCTGGCCATTTTATATTATCCCTTTAGAAATGATTACATTGCTGACATTCTGGCTATTATATCTCCCTTTTATGATTGCAAATAGAAAAAAGGGCAGCGGAAGCAACTGA
- a CDS encoding GNAT family N-acetyltransferase, whose product MIIANMEAMHAEQAAEIFVHQYQKARNQYPLLPDKYEEKEVVSRLLKDMLMSNEGVVAIAEGEVIGYLAGFKIAEFKSSNCGVYTPEWAHGASGENADAVFEKMYAAISSRWLQDGCIVHAITALGNEQKRIDQLFWNGYGMHVVDGVREVQAVGEAEQEGIHIRNGHPGDAGQLVDLLDEHETYLASAPIFLPQRNKYTREAILSWFDHPDLTVTVAEREGVIVAIMNTESGADNACTIVRDRQTLAIKETHTMAAFRGLGIGKALLHHVERYASNNGYERLSVDFESANQSARTFWMTHFRPVCYSLIRYLDDRNVRR is encoded by the coding sequence ATGATCATCGCAAATATGGAAGCTATGCATGCGGAACAGGCGGCGGAGATTTTTGTCCATCAGTATCAGAAGGCCCGAAACCAGTATCCGCTTCTTCCGGATAAGTATGAAGAGAAAGAAGTTGTGTCCAGGTTGCTGAAAGACATGCTAATGAGCAATGAGGGTGTCGTTGCCATAGCAGAAGGGGAGGTCATCGGATATTTAGCCGGTTTCAAAATAGCGGAGTTTAAGAGTTCGAATTGCGGGGTGTATACACCGGAATGGGCGCATGGCGCATCCGGGGAGAATGCAGACGCGGTATTTGAGAAGATGTACGCTGCCATTTCTTCCAGGTGGCTGCAAGATGGGTGCATTGTCCACGCCATTACGGCATTGGGCAACGAGCAGAAGAGGATCGATCAGTTGTTTTGGAACGGGTACGGGATGCACGTTGTTGACGGTGTAAGGGAAGTTCAAGCGGTGGGGGAGGCTGAACAAGAGGGAATCCATATCAGAAACGGGCACCCTGGAGACGCGGGTCAATTGGTGGATTTACTAGATGAACACGAAACCTATCTTGCTTCTGCCCCGATTTTTTTGCCGCAACGGAATAAATATACGAGGGAGGCCATCCTGAGCTGGTTTGATCATCCTGATCTGACAGTCACAGTGGCAGAAAGGGAGGGTGTCATCGTCGCGATCATGAACACGGAAAGCGGTGCCGACAATGCGTGCACAATCGTTCGGGACAGGCAGACGCTTGCGATAAAGGAAACCCATACGATGGCTGCGTTCAGGGGTTTGGGCATTGGCAAGGCGCTGCTGCATCATGTGGAACGTTATGCATCGAATAACGGCTATGAACGGTTATCAGTCGACTTCGAATCTGCCAATCAGTCTGCGAGAACGTTCTGGATGACTCATTTCCGCCCTGTTTGCTATTCCTTGATCAGGTATTTGGATGATAGGAATGTGAGACGGTAA
- a CDS encoding aldo/keto reductase, which produces MKRRQLGKTGIEVSEVGFGAWQLGNAQDWSGTTETEGIRLVHEALEQGCTFFDTAPNYGLGNSETILGKALKGKRSEAVISSKFGHHSDGSVNYDPNLIRQSVEASLSRLETDYLDSVLLHNPPFDDLSGEGGHFAELEQLKKEGKIRAYGASVDTAKEMEKLLESTGSQVIEVMFNIFHQEPKQAFKKAEEAGAGLIIKVPLDSGWLSGKYDANSEFSDIRSRWSKEQLSKRAELLPVVRELLEPGESMAQAALRFILHFKEVSTVIPGAKSLEQLIGNLSSAEKQMPEATVEKLEQLWKEELEHQPLGW; this is translated from the coding sequence ATGAAACGGCGGCAACTTGGAAAGACGGGAATTGAGGTATCCGAAGTCGGTTTTGGGGCATGGCAGCTGGGCAATGCGCAGGACTGGTCCGGAACGACGGAAACAGAAGGGATCAGGCTTGTTCATGAAGCGCTGGAACAGGGCTGCACCTTTTTTGATACGGCACCTAACTATGGGTTGGGAAACAGTGAGACTATACTTGGTAAGGCGCTGAAAGGGAAAAGAAGTGAAGCGGTCATCAGTTCCAAATTCGGCCATCATTCGGATGGGTCCGTCAACTACGACCCCAATCTGATCCGTCAATCTGTGGAGGCGAGCTTGAGCAGGCTGGAAACCGATTATCTCGATTCCGTCCTCCTTCATAATCCTCCTTTTGATGATTTATCCGGGGAGGGTGGCCATTTTGCGGAACTTGAACAGCTGAAAAAGGAAGGGAAAATCCGTGCGTACGGTGCTTCCGTTGATACAGCGAAGGAAATGGAGAAATTGCTTGAATCAACTGGCAGCCAGGTGATTGAGGTGATGTTCAATATTTTTCACCAGGAACCTAAGCAGGCCTTCAAGAAAGCGGAAGAAGCGGGAGCCGGCCTGATTATCAAGGTGCCGCTCGATTCGGGCTGGCTTTCCGGCAAATATGATGCAAACAGTGAGTTTTCGGACATCCGCAGCCGCTGGAGCAAGGAGCAGCTGAGTAAACGAGCTGAGCTGCTTCCGGTTGTCAGGGAGCTGCTTGAACCGGGGGAATCAATGGCACAGGCCGCCCTCCGTTTCATTCTTCATTTTAAAGAGGTTTCGACCGTTATTCCCGGTGCCAAAAGTCTGGAACAATTAATTGGGAACCTCTCTTCAGCGGAAAAACAGATGCCAGAGGCAACAGTTGAAAAATTGGAGCAGCTTTGGAAGGAAGAACTCGAACATCAGCCGCTTGGATGGTAA